The window ATTTAATTGTTCAAAAAGAGTGTGGCAGTGCTTTGTATGGCCGTAACAGCATGATCACATCGAGGGTGTTTGAGGTAATTTTTTGTTTTCGTTTAATTGAAATAATCACTCCTAAGAGGATTTAGTCGTTACAAAAGCCTTTTGTTTTGTGGTAAACAGTGtgttttcttcacaaaatactcCTATTTTTGTAGAAATTCTTGGCTGTTTTCTTCCCTTTTATAGGTTTCCTTTGTTCACCGTCTGATCTGATGAATGAAAACTCAGAGTTTATTAATCGCTGATGTTACGTCAGGACGGCACACAGTTTTTCTCTGTGCAATGTAACAGTATTCGTTTGATCATCCGCTGCTACATGTTTGCTCGAGTGCCAGCGAAAAACGCTCTGTAATCCAGTATCAGTCGGTTCCATGCAATATCTCATTAGATCGTGGCAAACTAAGATGCCGTTCATGCGTATGCTACTATCTGATGCTACAGCCTTATCAGTGCTACTAAAGATTCTGCATCCCCAAGTCACAAATGACGAATATAAAGAAGAAAGTCAACTTTGGCTCATGCCAAACTAGCAGTTGCTTATAAGACATTTAAGATTATAAAGTGCAAAACTAAACGATGGgtttatatttagaaatagattttggttttgtttgggGTTTATTTTTTGGGCCGAACTTATTTGTTGAACAGTTGAAGGTGAACTTTTAGCCTTCCagtgcaatatttattctttttagaaTATATTTCTCAGGTGATATTTAGCAGattagggattttttttttcatctggagaaagtctttgtttaTTCCAGCTAAAAACAGTTTTAGGGCTCTATTTAAACGATCtagatgcaaagtctaaagcgcatgacgCAAAAGCAAATGTCCAAATTCACCttcgctattttaaggacagaaaaatccgctCTGCGCTGTGGCGggtggtctaacagggttgtgacTATTCTCTTGATgagttctgtgtgtgttttgagaataaacttaTCATAGTCTTCTCTTcaattccttttaagagtcagttctgtttatattagacattgtacgatgacAAATTTGGTCTCGTTACTTTCTCTTTAACTTTACTCttaactttactcctttacttttgtggagtaaggaaactgtgttgtacgcacttgctgaagacatccattagcctacatattttagCCTACTCTAACAAATTTcgtttaagcacaaagatttgttttaaaactatttctaaattcagttctaatgtctagcaaacaaataaatgaacaataataatgaagtgtggtaaaaaacaTTATATACCCAAACACACATCTTACTTTTATGCCCCAAATGGTGATGcatactagggttgggcgatgtcaaccaatttgtcatcgtacaatgtctaatgtgaaacatcgcgatggactttagagcagcttttagttggtcaatggcgcagtctatttcagttcctcaaaatagcgacatagcgagtgtatgatagggcccttaatttaaaaaaaaaaaacattttaaggtcaatactattaaattattatttttaaattgtctaaagaacaaaccattgcttTACCTTGGCTTGCCTAATtatcataacttgcctaattaacctagttaagtctttaaattgcacttgaagctgaatactagtatcttgaaaaatagtccgtaaaatattatgcactatataacaatggtttgttctgtaaccaatggaaaaaaaaatattacttaagggggctaataataatgaccttaaaatagttttaaattaataaaaaaaatgcttttattctagccacaataaaacaaataagactttctccagatgaaaaaaatattatagaaaatactgagTAGAAATCCTCatcttttggaaaatatttgaaaagaaaagaaaaattcacaggagggctaataatttaacgTCAACTCTCTCTATTTATTTTCTCTGattattttagacattaaaaacccATGTCTATTGGCCACTACTGTACTTATAaggaaatatttaacatttataccATAATCACTTTATAATCTAATGATACGGTGTCTTGCATCAGTTTTCTCTTCACCATACATTAATAATAGAGGGGGGAAAACTGAAAAATTTACAATGACGTCAAAAATTCCTGATCCAAAACATGCCACTGTTACCTCAGGAGGAAAAAAAAGGTTGTGTAAAAAATCAGCATCTGCCTTCTTAAATGTGTGTCTGCCTAGATTATTGATCCACAAAGCCTCTAGTGACCGAATACAGACGCACAGACCACAGATAAAGCCACTTGCTGGCAGCATTGGCACTGTTTCAGTAATGAGAAAGAAAGACAAATCAAACCGAACAGAAACAGAGATCGAAAGCATGAACCACGAACACTTCTCAAACTACACACATTGAATCGTTTTAAGACATATATCTATTCCTGTATTGTTATTTacgccaaaaataaaaatggatgAATGCAAACCCGCACGTTTTCGTTTTTTCACTGATACATTCTTCACTATAAGTCATATTGCACAAAACCCATCCATGTTTCTTTCCTCAATCCTCTCAAAATcgagcatgttttttttcctcagaagGATGTAAACAGACCGTCGCAAGCTAATGTGTTGAAAGTCTGGTCTGTGTTCTTCCTCAAGTCTCTCAGAGGCTTTTAATCTTATCTCATCTGCGTGTCGATTCTGGAATATTCCCAAAAGCTCATTTGAGTTCTTGCGTAAATTCTAGAACATTCCAGAGGGCTCCGGTGCACAAGTCATTGCACAGCCAGCTCTCTTTGGGATGGGGCGCAGTGAGAGCCCTTCCAGAGAAACAgattaagtgtgttttttttattttaggagcGTTCGCAGCAGGGCCCGACCGTGCTCTCCAGAGAAAGCTGAGACGAGTGTCGGATCAGCGGAGCCATCGTGGGGTCCACCATCGAGGATGTAGGGAACAGCTTGTACCAGCCAATCACCATGCTCGACAAATCCAGCTCCTCCAATAGGATGCGAGCCACGCCCATGAAGCACTTACGGTCCATCCGGCCGTAGTTTCCCCAGACGATCACCTGTGCATGAGAGATGGAGGTAAGGAAAGTAGTTTAATTCATGCATTTCATTTTAtggtgacactttattttaatgtacaatgcaTGCTGTTATTCTATTTTtgagttaatttaattaaagtttttactttattaatttatacaGGGGAATACAGTTATTCAAACAGTATATAAgggaattaaaaacaaaaaataaatacatttaaaggtgcagtatataagtttgacacccagtggttgaactagaaaTTGCACTCCTAGATCAAAAcgaatgcaagcgcaggttgccagattaggAAAACCAACAGGAGAGAGCCTGACTGTAGAGCCTAAATGCAGGGTTTCTGTGGGGTCTTACAATGTCTAAAATCTCAAATCCAGATTTTAGGCCTTAAAGGTCTTACATTTAGTGAAATACTGTGCTGTAGGTCTTAcatcttttttaaacaggtcttaatttttccttTGTTCATATATTGCCAAAACACATACACTCACCAATAATCCATCCCAATAAAacaatttgaaaatatatttataatggtgatttttaactatttatcataacggtttaattattttccttacaataacatttgtttaaaagttctccatgaaTGTACAGCTGAGGacacaaaacattttaacattttttttaaaagaagtttaTGTTGGGAAAAAAGTGTAATGATTCAAGTAGAGGTTGATGTTTTTAcgcaatatgtaaaatatttagatgagaaataaaatctaaaatattttaattgtttatttttgatagatcaaataaaaatcttttccatctgggtcatttgaaaaattccttagcctttagcGATGGCACGCAAGCCATGGCACGCaacagaaggaatattttccacgttaaaaggagtttttgtcctaaacaACACCAGaaatttattttagttacaaCTTCTATTTCTTTCAGCTAAACAACATGATGAAATTTGACAATGATCACCCcaggtacagctcatgtgctttattcagtgttgaatgttaacaatgtgagtttaaatgccattttatatgacatttattgccatactactgaaagcagcagcagatagttcagctcagatcttgaaaataaaaaatgtttgataTTGAACAGCACCTTAAAATCAAGTATATTAAGTATTTTTTCAGCCGTTGAGATGTCTTAAGAGCTTTAGGATAGGTTAGATTATTTTACAAcctcataaataataaatttattgttCTCATAATTTACCATAAGTCATagaatttttttgttcttttaatcTTGTTGAATTTTCCAATCCAACAATCTCGaaatattcattcgttcattttcttgtcggcttagtccctttatcaattcgaggtcaccacagcggaatgaccctccaacttatccagcaagtttttacgcagcggatgcccttccagccgcaacccatctttgggaaacatccacacacacattcacacacaaacactcatacactacagacaatttagcctaccctatttaactgtaccgcatgtctttggactgtggcggaaaccagagcacccagaggaaacccacgcgaaggcagggagaacatgcaaacttcacacaaaaacaccaactgaacataggttcgatccagcgaccttcttgctgtgaggcaacagcactacctactgcgccactgcctcgtatCTCGAAATATGattttgtaatttaaattaaattatttgttacTTCAATTTATCTGAGAGTCTATAAGATTAATACAGTTCATTCATAACTTTCAATCTTAAATCCATCATATTAGGCTACTTATCATAATCCAACATTATAGATTTTCGTTATTTCATTATTGATAACTCATTATTGTTATcacattattaatcattaatgatAAAGTAATGATaatcaatatttaattaatatgtttaaaactaatattatttaATCATATATGTGCTTCTCAGCTTAAACTATATTTACTTCTGCATTTAAGTAATACAATGTCAATGTTTTTGCACTGCAGGAATAAAACCTAACTATTGAAATGTGCTCTATTGttattaaagacaaaaaaaaatacatattctcTAAGCAAAACAAATGATTTCTACGATGTTTTTGTGCTGTAATATCATGTTCTTGACAGGTTTTACAGTTTGTGATTCATCCATATACAGCACAAAACTGAATAGCTAATTCAGAAATATGATAATGAATGTGGGAAGACTTAAAAAAGACAAACGAGCAGCCTGTCGATCTGAAAGTTTCATTGCATAATAATAACACTGGTGTCTGTTTGGATGGAGGACACTGAACATCAGCgcataaacacatgcaaatgatgttTCTTCCAGCACATGAACATCCTGCAGTCTGTTCTAACCTTTAATGTTTGTTATGACAGCCTTTCATAAATGTTGTCCTTAGAAAAATGGTGAATTCAGAGAGATAGGAAATGTTTCCCCTCGTTCCCTCGGAGCAgctaaaaataaagcatttactgCATTGCGTTTTCTTTTCCGTTCTCCCTAAATGATGGAAAGGTGGTGTCATAAGACATGTATGTATCTGAGAAATAATGCTATATTTATTTTACGTTACTAATCTGTGATTTAGATGGAGTATATGCACAGGGACTTTTCATTTTTAGCTAAAGTTCTTTggcacaataatcaatatattgacttatcgcacaacacatggacatgagctcaatcatttttggtgatgcaatatacagggtgggccattaaAATGATTACACCTTAATATAATGgcaatggttggtgatattaacgtcctgtttgtggcataTTAGTTTATGTGAGGgcgcaaacttttcaagatgggtggtggccATGGTGGCCATCTTGAAGTctgccatcttggatccaacttttgtttcaTCAAAAgtaagagggtcatttgacacatcaaacctattgggaatttcacaagaaaaacaatggtgtgcttggttttaacgtaactttaattttttcatgagttatttacaagtttctgaccgcttataaaatgtgtttaatgtgctgcccattgtgttggattgtcaatgcaaccctccctcaacaccgcaggagaaatgccagcaggcttccagtatccatagtttctggtgctgcacatcttgtatcttgtAGCTAAAATTATTAACCACTTTgggcaatttttttttcgatagtccacagaacaaaccataattatacaataacttgcctaattaccctaacctgcctagttaacctaattaacctagttaagcctttaaatttaacttcaagctgtattgaagtgtcttgaaaaatatctagtcaaatattatttactgtcatcatggcaaagacaaaataaatcagttatttgagattCATATTCCTCAAAACTTTGGGGACGCACTTGTatgttcaaaaataaaaactggaGGGGCTGTCCAGAAATGACATGTTTCATTGTCATATCGTCCATCTGGTGGTCATGTCTGGTACTGCAGCCTAACAAAATCTTACTGAGAGCTCATTTGTGAGATATCAACTttaaatttggaacataatttgtattatttatcattttacctGTACAACTTTTCCCTGCGGACTCTCAGAAAACACAAGGACTTGATTATAAAGAGGATCTAGTGATTTCCGGACAGACTTTGTCTTCTTTTTGGCAATGCAGATGCCGTTTTCCAGAAGATACACTTTAATGTAGGCAGCTAAAAAGAGAgaggaaaacaaaaatgttagtaATTCAAACAGAATCAGTAACACttaagtaccaattctcactattaactaatggcttattacctgcttattactaagttattgtctgtttatttgtacttgtaaagtacatattctgtgtgatcttattctacatccctataCCAGTAACAGtcaaacccaactactaccctaaagggatagttcacccaaaaatgaaaatgtccaaGCCTgaaaagtggttccaaacctttatgattttccgtttttctgttgaacacaaaacaagatattttgcagaaagctgaaaacctctaaccattgactcccatggTAGGAAATACAATTACTGAGGAAGTCGAACGTTCCAGCTTTTCAGCTTTTgtaaaaaatagctatttttgtgttcaagagaaaaaagaaaatcataaagggCGAGAATTTAGAGAGCTTTCAGTTTTAAATGAACGATCTCTTTATCCAATAAAAAAGAGCAAAGGAGTTTACTGAGGAAAAAGTCAGAGTGAATGATTTCTTGTGAAAATTATGTTTCTACATCCTCAAGATCAGcaagaaatttaaaataaaaacccaAATTATACATCTCTTTGCAGTGTACACTACAAAAAAGGCTTTTCTCACTagaagtttttgtcttgttttttagtcCAAAATAATCTGCCTGTGGGGTAAGTAGAATAATCTTActtcaaagcgaaaacaagattattttgcttaccccattggcagattatttagcttttttagaggaaaaacacacttaattttgactttttatttctgaaaacagctttttttgcttgtccagaaaatgcttcgtgattaaagaatttttagataatttgacttgaaacaaaacaaaaactctaagaaataaaagctttttttttttcaaaacacacaaTGAATGTTAAAGTAGTATGAGGCTGACAATTAAAGATCCAATCTAATTGAAATTGCCGGTGGGTTTTGTCCTCTGGCTGAACGAATCTAACTGTTGTATTAGACTCATCCTTCAGTGCGTCTGCTAAAGAATCACCTGGGGGGCCTTTAGATCCAGGTTTCATGATGAGTCCTCGAGCCTGAATGACTTCCACCTCCAGCTGGCCGCTTCTCTCCATCAGACTGATCTCTACATCTCCTGAAAAACGTGAAAGAGGAGTAAGAAAGCTTTCTTCCCTGCTTTTTCAGAGGCATGTTTATCTGTGTTTAAATATGTGACCCGAGTGGACCACATACCCAGTCTAAACTGTGTTTTACTGTTAGCATAATTTGAAATCTAATTAATAAAAGCTTTCCACTAATGTGTGGGACAAAATGAGGGCCAGACCGAATCTGTAAAAAAAGCAGATTTATGCTGAATAGTTATGAGAGTATAGTAGCGAAACACTTAccacatgaaataaaaaataaaaaaaaactgtttaacttgtatttaagtttatttgtatttcattttacagtgcaaatccagttagatacacttgtttggtaaacaaagcaagtctctcatattgtaaaatgtatattaaaagacTTTTTCAACTGCATTGTaaacaaatcatataaacatttgcatattattaaaaatattgctgaaattaatttaaaaactgaatatatatacagtatatttacacatttacataagtaaataagtagATTTAGTAATGGGCTAAAAATGAGTAGATTCAGTGTGGGCCTAGACAAAATATATGACAACATATTCAACATTTCATGTTCTGAAACATGAGGTTTCAAAAATAAAATCGAAATATCGAGAAAATCATCTGAaaattcttagcaatgcatataacCAATCAAATACaatttgtttttcatatatttacattaagaaatgtattaaataaataaaaaatgccaaaactttgttcaattaaacacagagaaaactgaagttacagcatttgggaacagagatgaggttcttaaggtgaatgtgtaccttggctcAAAGGgtcatacaacaaaaaataaggtcaagaatcttggtgtaactctggagtcagatctgagtttcaatagttatgtcaaagcagttagtcgcaagaattagatgctttatttccagtgaggacttagagacccttgttcatgcttttatcagcagcagggtggattactgtaaccgcctcctcactggccttcccaaaaagaaaATCAGACAGTTGTAGCTCATCTAGAATGCTGCGGCCTGGATTCTGactagaaccagaaaatcagagcacatcacacctgtcctcaggtctttacactggctcccagttacattcagaatagattttaaagtattactacttgtttataaatcactaaatggcctaggacctcaaaaCATTACAGATAttctcactgaatacaaacccaacagatcactcagatctttaggatcatatataCTAGAAATTCCCAGAGTTcaatcaaagcagggtgaatcggctttcagccCCTTTTAGCCCCTCACTGCTATTTATACACTTGTTTGCATTAAAGAAAATGCCAGCTTTTATCCCGTTCATCCAAATCTGCATTAAGATGTGAGGCAGTCTGTGTAGATGCTGTCAGATCACTCACCCATTGAAGTTGTAGCGAGTGTTTGTCTGCCCACAAACTGAGCCGGTCCCATCCCGTCCAGAAAATCACTAAACTGGGCATCAGATGCCAAACACATTCCACTGTAGTTCAAGCTGAAGAGGGGGGGAAGAAAAACAGGCCAGTGTTACTCTCAACATTTGCattcatgactttttttttttttttttttgctggattgaTTGTATAAAATGCTGGGTGCCACTTCATATTTTATGAATTCCTACATATACATAAATCATTTTGTACAATTCACTTTTGCAAATaacagactttttaaaaatgcaattcattcattttccttcagcttagtctcttatttatcaggggtcgctacagcagaatgaaccgccaactattctggcatatgttttacacattagatgcccttccagctgcaacccagtactggaaaacacccacgcactcttgcattcacacacatacgccaGGGCCAATTaggttcatccaattcacctacagcgcatgtgtttggactgtggggaaaaaaacAGAGCACCtaaagaaaacccacaccaacacagggtgaacatgcaaactccacacagtaatgccaaacTGACCCAGTTGGTACTCGAaacaccgaccttcttgctgtgaggtgacagtgctaatcactgagccaccgtgtcacctcacgcaattcttcacttttttcgaagtctttatttaaatgttacagTGTATTTCTTTTGGATTTCACAATATAATTGTAACGGGGGATGTGACGCTGACAACaggggtgcggatccaaatgcaggtttattagaatggtcaggcaagcaatggtcaacacaggggcaaacagatgtatacaggcaatccagagtcgtagtcaaaataacaggcagatggtcacaaggcaggcagctaacaggaataaacaaataaacaaggcgaggattaaaaacacggcaaagcaagacaaaggtaacgcgttgtaatgtcactatacagaaaacaagactcagcaacaactGTGTGTTAGTGTGCTGTATATGTAGGGCAGGAATCAGTCCaaaagcagcatcagctgtgaaaGTCTgatcagtggagacttggagcaggtgtgtttgtgtgttgcatgactgaatatgtagtccatgaaatggcggatttgtagttcatgtgaatcTATTCCAGCGAtctctggtggttagatcgctggtgatcgtgacaataaTATTGTGCTCTGGCCTCTAGCCAGGCCCCTTCGATGTGCAGGGTGTTTGCGCATGGTGAATGCGTGTAATCGAaagcccttgtgatctcactagcccgaaTGTAATTTTTTGTAGTTCCTAAATTTGTTCGCtctaggctttgctaagctaactctgtaaatcCAATGTCTccttttgcattgaactttgagtgtcttacatttagagatgttgtttatgttcacacagctacattacacatcaactaaagtttaaaataccaCAGCGTAGTGGACCATCCCTTTAAGTTAATGTAATCATTTTTTACATGTACGTGGATTGAatgtaaaacatttcaaatgtaccaaaaaaatatatagaaattgtgttgattcagcttattttaagtaaGTCAAACAGCAAAAAATGTGTTACTTGCAAAATCCTGGGGGGACTGTAAGATCAAATGCTTTGTAAATACAGGCCCTGTTTTTCAGTGtgtaaaactaaatattaatcAGATTGCCTGACTTAAAGTTTCATATTAGAAGAGCACATGTATGACAGACTTGA is drawn from Danio rerio strain Tuebingen ecotype United States chromosome 6, GRCz12tu, whole genome shotgun sequence and contains these coding sequences:
- the rims4 gene encoding regulating synaptic membrane exocytosis protein 4, whose amino-acid sequence is MERSQSRLSLSASFEALAIYFPCMNSFDEDDGDPEGRRLKGIQRSTETGLAVEMPSRTVRQASHESIEDSMNSYGSEGNLNYSGMCLASDAQFSDFLDGMGPAQFVGRQTLATTSMGDVEISLMERSGQLEVEVIQARGLIMKPGSKGPPAAYIKVYLLENGICIAKKKTKSVRKSLDPLYNQVLVFSESPQGKVVQVIVWGNYGRMDRKCFMGVARILLEELDLSSMVIGWYKLFPTSSMVDPTMAPLIRHSSQLSLESTVGPCCERS